In the genome of Synergistaceae bacterium, one region contains:
- a CDS encoding GAF domain-containing protein — translation MEVDVRKFEDKEKMYAHMNESLVHMLEGNRDETAALSNVSALLNLYLEEINWVGFYLMKNGALILGPFQGKPAVMRILPGEGVCGTTVQEGKTRVVDDVHTCTNHIACDLASSSEIVVPLIKNGQVLGVLDIDSPIPSRFDEEDKKGLESVAQTLLNVVFIC, via the coding sequence ATGGAAGTCGATGTCAGAAAATTTGAAGACAAAGAGAAAATGTACGCTCATATGAACGAGTCTCTGGTTCACATGCTGGAGGGAAACAGGGATGAGACCGCCGCGCTGTCCAACGTCTCCGCTCTGCTGAACCTGTATCTGGAGGAGATCAACTGGGTCGGTTTCTACCTCATGAAAAACGGCGCGCTGATTCTGGGCCCCTTTCAGGGCAAGCCCGCCGTCATGCGGATTCTTCCGGGGGAGGGCGTCTGCGGGACGACGGTGCAGGAGGGAAAAACCCGTGTCGTGGATGACGTCCACACCTGTACCAACCACATCGCCTGCGATCTGGCCTCCTCGTCGGAAATCGTCGTTCCTCTGATCAAAAATGGACAGGTTCTTGGAGTGCTGGACATCGACAGCCCCATTCCTTCCCGCTTCGACGAGGAGGACAAAAAAGGACTGGAAAGCGTGGCGCAAACGCTCCTCAATGTCGTTTTTATCTGCTGA
- a CDS encoding isochorismatase family protein produces MSNDALVIVDPQNDFCDKKGSLYVDGAEDDILRLSKYIETTEETPREIFVSLDSHDRVAIFHPSFWVNPAGRHPEPFTPITPASFAGGDWRPAASQNRPFAEQMFSVMKTRGIPSLMLWPEHCVVSTWGHQIADPLQRALETWRGKTGLAARYVFKGENPFTDQFSIFEGLDDSWPETAFNTALFARLEAFDRVTFGGEALSHCVRESILSYVKRPRSRRQEVRLLQDCTSPVSGFDAKESLDLLRREGVTFITAAS; encoded by the coding sequence ATGAGTAACGACGCGCTGGTCATCGTCGATCCCCAAAACGATTTCTGCGACAAAAAAGGAAGTCTTTACGTCGATGGAGCGGAGGACGATATTCTGCGCCTGTCGAAGTACATTGAGACGACGGAGGAAACGCCGAGGGAAATTTTCGTGTCCCTGGACTCTCACGACCGAGTCGCGATTTTTCATCCTTCCTTCTGGGTGAACCCGGCGGGACGTCATCCCGAACCTTTCACGCCTATAACGCCGGCGTCCTTCGCAGGGGGGGACTGGCGGCCCGCCGCCTCGCAGAACAGGCCCTTTGCCGAACAAATGTTTTCCGTCATGAAGACCAGGGGCATTCCCTCCCTCATGCTCTGGCCGGAGCACTGCGTCGTCTCCACCTGGGGACATCAGATCGCCGATCCCCTCCAGCGCGCGCTGGAAACCTGGCGCGGGAAAACCGGCCTCGCGGCGCGCTACGTCTTCAAGGGAGAAAATCCCTTTACGGATCAGTTCTCCATCTTCGAGGGGCTGGACGATTCCTGGCCCGAAACGGCCTTCAACACGGCCCTTTTCGCCCGGCTGGAGGCTTTCGACCGGGTGACCTTCGGCGGAGAAGCCCTCAGTCACTGCGTTCGGGAGTCCATTCTGTCCTACGTGAAAAGACCCCGCAGCCGCCGGCAGGAAGTGCGCCTTCTCCAGGACTGCACCTCCCCCGTGAGCGGATTCGACGCAAAAGAGTCGCTGGACCTGCTGCGCCGCGAGGGAGTGACCTTCATCACGGCCGCATCATGA
- a CDS encoding HutP family protein: MEETLELHRERSNEETSGALSLDSELGIDDVGRAAVLLALTRNAEKETACKQYIEEKGWKAVATEVGGLLSDLPQKIVRALVGASLNAGVIEKNSREMHALIHAAVEASNGFIPRSLVEVSIGAKIAIVRNENWIAVAIFGDCAVHIVAHHDRCGLGVMHL; this comes from the coding sequence GTGGAAGAGACGCTGGAACTGCACCGAGAGCGGAGCAATGAGGAGACGTCCGGCGCGTTGTCGCTGGATTCCGAGCTGGGAATCGACGATGTGGGAAGAGCCGCTGTTCTTCTGGCCCTGACCAGAAACGCGGAGAAGGAAACTGCCTGCAAGCAGTATATCGAAGAAAAAGGATGGAAAGCCGTCGCGACGGAAGTCGGAGGTCTTCTGAGCGACCTGCCGCAGAAAATCGTCAGAGCACTGGTGGGAGCCTCTCTGAACGCGGGAGTTATCGAAAAAAACTCCCGTGAAATGCACGCGCTGATCCACGCGGCCGTGGAGGCCAGCAACGGTTTCATCCCCCGCAGCCTCGTCGAGGTCAGCATTGGAGCCAAAATCGCTATCGTACGCAACGAGAACTGGATTGCCGTGGCCATTTTCGGGGACTGCGCGGTTCACATCGTCGCCCATCACGATCGCTGCGGCCTGGGCGTCATGCACCTCTGA